Proteins from a single region of Deltaproteobacteria bacterium:
- the ybeY gene encoding rRNA maturation RNase YbeY, which yields MVREALGVLSITEGILTILLVGDRKIRKLNKEFFHKDSPTDVLSFSYGEKRNFDSPLEATEEIEGDIIVSLDTVLDGEDEGYLSDEERVFFYVIHGVLHIIGHEHAVDKKKSREMRKLETEVFKKVTGKEVA from the coding sequence ATGGTGAGAGAGGCCCTGGGGGTTTTGAGTATCACTGAAGGCATCCTGACGATTCTTCTCGTCGGCGACAGAAAAATCAGAAAACTCAACAAAGAATTCTTTCACAAAGATTCTCCAACAGATGTCCTGTCTTTTTCCTACGGCGAAAAGAGAAATTTCGACTCCCCGCTGGAAGCGACAGAAGAGATAGAGGGTGATATCATCGTTTCCCTGGATACCGTCCTCGACGGGGAGGATGAGGGCTATCTTTCCGATGAGGAGCGGGTGTTTTTTTACGTGATCCACGGTGTCCTGCACATAATAGGCCATGAGCACGCGGTGGATAAGAAAAAATCCCGGGAGATGAGGAAGCTGGAGACGGAGGTCTTTAAAAAAGTTACGGGGAAAGAGGTTGCCTGA
- a CDS encoding AAA family ATPase, protein MKGEAVLEQAESQADIHFEDGDLAKNLFGAHNEHLKILKKAFGVDIFSKGNTLFLKGSEVQVALASKVLHELYEILKRGYPLFSNDIHQAVKIVSSNRSADLKEIFLDTVFVSARKRVITPKSLAQKEYIDGIRDFDIVFGIGPAGTGKTFLAMAMAISFLLKKMVKRIVLARPAVEAGEKLGFLPGDMYEKVNPYLRPLYDALYTMLEYGQTSRLIERGTIEIAPLAFMRGRTLDDSFIILDEAQNTTSEQMKMFLTRIGFGSKAVITGDITQVDLPAGKTSGLIEVREILKNVEGIKFCFFSEIDVVRHPLVQDIIRAYEKWDNGK, encoded by the coding sequence CTGAAGGGAGAGGCGGTGCTCGAGCAGGCGGAAAGCCAGGCAGATATACATTTTGAAGATGGGGACCTTGCAAAGAATCTCTTCGGGGCACATAACGAACATCTCAAGATCCTGAAAAAGGCTTTCGGGGTAGACATTTTTTCCAAAGGCAACACCCTTTTCCTGAAGGGATCTGAAGTCCAGGTTGCTCTCGCCTCCAAGGTACTGCACGAACTTTACGAAATCCTCAAGCGAGGGTATCCCCTCTTTTCGAACGACATACACCAGGCGGTAAAAATCGTCTCGTCGAATAGAAGTGCCGACTTAAAGGAAATATTCCTCGATACGGTATTCGTTTCGGCGAGGAAAAGGGTTATCACGCCCAAGAGCCTTGCCCAGAAGGAGTACATAGACGGAATTCGGGACTTCGATATCGTGTTCGGCATCGGCCCTGCGGGGACGGGGAAAACCTTCCTCGCTATGGCTATGGCGATTTCCTTCCTGCTGAAAAAAATGGTGAAGAGAATTGTCCTGGCACGGCCGGCAGTCGAGGCAGGGGAGAAACTCGGGTTTCTGCCGGGGGACATGTACGAAAAGGTCAATCCCTACCTCCGCCCGCTTTACGACGCCCTTTACACCATGCTCGAGTATGGCCAGACGTCGCGGTTGATCGAGAGGGGAACCATAGAGATCGCCCCGCTTGCCTTCATGCGGGGAAGGACCCTGGATGATTCCTTTATCATCCTCGATGAAGCCCAAAATACCACCTCGGAGCAGATGAAGATGTTTTTGACGAGAATAGGGTTTGGATCCAAAGCGGTTATTACCGGAGATATAACCCAGGTGGACCTCCCGGCAGGCAAAACGTCCGGCTTGATTGAGGTAAGGGAAATATTGAAGAATGTCGAGGGCATAAAATTCTGCTTTTTCAGCGAAATAGACGTGGTGAGACACCCCCTCGTACAGGATATCATCCGGGCGTATGAAAAGTGGGACAACGGGAAATGA
- a CDS encoding HDIG domain-containing protein: MTNSERLKKYFGERKNTLVFGLISQVVVFIFFFFLVKGFVLPSGGEAHAKEILAASIPFVSLGILLKIAFDKSDIPFLLLLILITPLFVAGPSFFTFVLPLICLATGYAIAFSVKDRTQLTWVAILGAFSQIIINPTVWYMAYGEENLGKIFFSSLFLIVTGPGLLGILVYIGEEIFGLPTELKLMDICSEANPLLRTLRNAAPGTFYHSVNTAFIAEEGAMAIGANRLLCRAGGLYHDIGKMWKPEYYSENQFGEENVHDQISKDVSRLIIISHIEEGIKLAEKHGLGKSIEEIIRRHHGNAPLYYYDPRIRRELDRYPGPLPGSKEEGIVMLSDSIEATARSLTEMSEGELKKVVRFVIGRGVKDGQTAGVGFSERDLRILEEAFIKSLKIIYHNRIFYPSQDGMLLRGSDEAGLFEKLPPAPEAEDEAAEKDGERGPGGFEYH, encoded by the coding sequence ATGACGAACTCTGAGAGATTGAAAAAATATTTCGGGGAGCGGAAAAACACCCTGGTATTCGGGCTGATTTCACAGGTTGTCGTCTTCATCTTCTTCTTCTTCCTGGTCAAGGGGTTTGTTCTTCCTTCGGGCGGAGAAGCCCATGCGAAGGAGATCCTTGCTGCCTCCATTCCCTTTGTGTCCCTCGGCATTTTGCTCAAAATTGCCTTTGATAAATCCGATATCCCCTTCCTGCTCCTTTTGATCCTGATTACACCACTTTTTGTGGCAGGCCCGTCTTTCTTTACCTTTGTTCTCCCTCTAATCTGCCTGGCAACCGGTTATGCAATCGCTTTCTCCGTGAAGGACAGGACGCAGCTCACCTGGGTAGCCATCCTGGGGGCTTTTTCACAGATCATCATCAATCCAACCGTCTGGTATATGGCATACGGCGAGGAGAACCTCGGGAAAATATTTTTTTCCTCACTGTTTCTCATTGTCACGGGACCCGGCCTGCTGGGGATCCTCGTTTACATCGGGGAGGAGATCTTCGGCCTGCCGACGGAATTGAAACTGATGGATATCTGCAGCGAAGCCAACCCTCTTCTTCGAACGCTCCGTAATGCCGCCCCCGGCACTTTTTATCACAGCGTCAACACCGCTTTCATTGCCGAGGAGGGAGCCATGGCGATCGGGGCGAACCGCCTGCTCTGCAGGGCGGGGGGGCTCTACCACGACATAGGAAAGATGTGGAAACCCGAATATTACAGCGAAAATCAGTTCGGTGAGGAGAATGTCCACGACCAGATCAGCAAGGATGTATCACGGTTGATTATAATTTCCCACATAGAGGAAGGAATAAAGCTGGCCGAAAAGCACGGGCTCGGAAAGAGCATCGAGGAGATCATCAGGCGCCACCACGGCAACGCTCCCCTGTACTATTACGATCCTCGCATCCGGAGAGAGCTCGACAGGTATCCCGGGCCGCTGCCGGGCAGCAAAGAGGAAGGGATTGTCATGCTTTCCGATAGCATCGAGGCGACTGCGCGAAGTCTGACTGAAATGTCAGAGGGCGAGCTGAAGAAAGTTGTACGCTTCGTGATCGGGCGGGGGGTCAAGGATGGACAGACCGCCGGGGTGGGTTTTTCCGAAAGGGATCTTCGGATACTCGAAGAGGCCTTCATAAAAAGCTTGAAAATTATCTACCATAACAGGATATTCTACCCGTCACAGGACGGAATGTTGCTCAGGGGGTCCGATGAGGCAGGTCTATTTGAGAAATTGCCACCGGCACCGGAAGCTGAGGACGAAGCTGCTGAAAAAGATGGTGAGAGAGGCCCTGGGGGTTTTGAGTATCACTGA
- a CDS encoding DUF4388 domain-containing protein — protein MGLKGKIKEFGIADIFQLLSVQQKSGALEIASSKGEMVFIFKEGKLVDVTPDVRIKDQLIGQMLVDGGHISETERDRYLKMHQRKGKKFGEILIEKEIVDKEILSHFLTIQIKECFFQALTCKDGNYRFDPYTVTSFPPIKLPVRVDQLLLEGMQFLDEFPLVMEKFPSKGLLIKAKEGFEKDHFKEDMLASEMYAAMSEYMEPIKHIRRAGLTELEGYKAIAFLYEKEALLIKEEEREVARKEKEEAMKRGLREMQLRNAINTLILALFMGAVIYIFCGIITNSGIFLFVKEIFKGF, from the coding sequence ATGGGACTCAAAGGAAAAATAAAGGAGTTCGGGATTGCCGATATTTTTCAGCTGCTATCGGTGCAGCAAAAAAGCGGTGCCCTGGAGATCGCCTCATCGAAGGGCGAGATGGTCTTTATATTCAAGGAGGGGAAACTGGTAGATGTTACCCCCGATGTGAGAATCAAGGATCAGTTAATCGGTCAGATGCTCGTCGATGGGGGACATATCAGCGAGACGGAGAGGGACCGGTATCTGAAGATGCACCAGAGAAAGGGGAAGAAGTTCGGTGAAATTCTCATCGAGAAGGAAATAGTTGACAAGGAAATCCTTTCCCATTTTCTCACGATCCAGATCAAGGAGTGTTTTTTTCAGGCGTTGACGTGCAAGGATGGGAATTACCGTTTCGACCCGTATACCGTAACATCATTTCCCCCGATAAAACTCCCGGTGAGGGTGGACCAGCTCCTCCTCGAAGGGATGCAGTTTCTCGACGAGTTTCCCCTGGTAATGGAGAAGTTCCCTTCCAAGGGCCTGTTGATCAAAGCCAAAGAGGGATTCGAAAAGGATCATTTCAAGGAAGACATGCTCGCTTCAGAGATGTACGCCGCCATGAGCGAATACATGGAGCCGATCAAGCACATCAGAAGGGCAGGGCTCACCGAGCTCGAGGGATACAAAGCGATTGCGTTTCTCTATGAAAAGGAGGCCCTTCTCATCAAGGAAGAGGAGAGAGAGGTCGCAAGGAAGGAAAAAGAGGAGGCGATGAAGCGGGGGCTGAGGGAAATGCAGCTGCGCAACGCAATCAACACGCTAATTCTTGCGCTGTTCATGGGGGCGGTAATATACATTTTCTGTGGTATAATTACCAATTCTGGTATTTTTCTCTTTGTCAAAGAGATATTCAAAGGTTTCTGA
- the lnt gene encoding apolipoprotein N-acyltransferase yields the protein MRWDGSIISSVSLREATYLLLGAAFYSLAMPGKITFFSPASCVALIPLFFCMRKGAHLWKAAICGLIFGTISSFFLLNWISFTVSVYGKLGLFLGILSALLLSAYCGIFVSIFSLLTAEAVKRFGKPGIFSAPFFWSGAEIVRVKLKIGFPWLLFGYSQYGDYYARQFAAFGGVIGTGFFLVLVNVLFYLSLEYFIDGLRKRSAALFLAALSTLLFIHLPGFLSRGESFAAADNDSLLVSAIQPNIDLLKKWDEEFQGETIGILESLTEDQVREGVDLIIWPETALPFFFYWDAEPTVKIRSFVKGIGKPVITGVPWYEARDGGKYFNSIVLISPAGKIAKRYDKIMLVPFGEYVPFRKVLFFVDKITHGSEDFSRGERVKLLSWGAVNVVPTVCYEAIFPQLSVEGVNLGGNLLVNLTNDAWFGDTLAPYQQLYMAAYRSVETGRYMVRVSNSGISAVIDQHGRVEKSIGLFTRGRVMARVRPLSGMTFYVKNAKFINLVIISGSIILIGGTIIGRFRNGRNI from the coding sequence ATGAGGTGGGACGGCAGCATAATCTCATCGGTATCGCTCAGGGAGGCGACATACCTGCTTCTCGGTGCAGCGTTTTATTCTCTGGCGATGCCCGGGAAAATCACTTTTTTTTCCCCCGCATCCTGCGTAGCATTGATTCCTCTTTTTTTTTGCATGAGGAAAGGGGCGCATTTGTGGAAGGCGGCGATTTGCGGCCTTATTTTCGGCACAATCTCGTCTTTTTTCCTGCTCAACTGGATATCCTTTACGGTGTCCGTCTATGGAAAGCTCGGACTGTTCCTCGGGATACTTTCCGCGCTGCTGCTCAGCGCCTACTGCGGGATATTTGTCTCGATTTTTTCCCTGTTGACGGCAGAAGCGGTGAAGAGATTTGGAAAGCCGGGTATTTTCAGCGCCCCCTTCTTCTGGAGCGGGGCCGAGATCGTAAGGGTCAAGCTTAAGATCGGCTTTCCATGGCTCCTTTTCGGCTATTCCCAGTACGGGGACTACTATGCCCGGCAGTTTGCCGCGTTCGGCGGTGTCATCGGAACGGGATTTTTCCTGGTGCTCGTGAACGTGCTTTTCTATTTATCCCTGGAGTATTTTATCGATGGGCTCAGGAAAAGGTCAGCAGCCTTGTTCCTCGCAGCATTGTCCACGCTGCTTTTCATCCACCTGCCGGGGTTTCTCAGCCGCGGGGAGTCTTTCGCCGCAGCCGATAACGATTCCCTCCTTGTCTCCGCCATTCAGCCGAACATCGATCTGTTGAAAAAGTGGGACGAGGAATTTCAGGGAGAGACGATCGGGATTTTGGAGAGCCTGACCGAGGACCAGGTGCGAGAGGGTGTGGATTTGATAATCTGGCCGGAAACCGCACTCCCCTTTTTCTTTTACTGGGATGCAGAGCCCACCGTGAAGATTAGAAGCTTCGTGAAGGGAATAGGAAAACCCGTAATCACGGGAGTTCCCTGGTATGAGGCAAGGGATGGGGGGAAATATTTCAACAGCATTGTGTTGATTTCGCCGGCCGGAAAAATAGCAAAGCGGTATGACAAAATCATGCTCGTTCCCTTCGGTGAATACGTTCCCTTCAGGAAAGTTTTGTTTTTCGTTGACAAGATAACGCATGGATCGGAGGATTTCTCAAGAGGGGAGAGGGTGAAACTTCTCAGCTGGGGCGCTGTGAATGTCGTACCCACGGTCTGTTACGAGGCAATCTTTCCGCAACTGTCGGTCGAGGGGGTGAATCTCGGGGGAAACCTGCTCGTCAATCTTACAAACGATGCATGGTTCGGTGACACCCTGGCCCCATACCAGCAACTCTACATGGCTGCCTACCGCTCTGTCGAGACGGGACGATACATGGTCCGCGTCTCCAACAGCGGAATATCTGCCGTGATCGATCAGCACGGAAGAGTCGAGAAAAGTATCGGGCTCTTTACAAGGGGAAGGGTCATGGCACGGGTCAGACCGTTATCGGGGATGACATTTTACGTTAAAAATGCTAAGTTTATAAACTTGGTTATCATCTCGGGTTCGATTATCCTGATAGGTGGTACCATCATAGGGAGGTTCAGGAATGGCAGGAATATTTGA